From a single Podarcis raffonei isolate rPodRaf1 chromosome 10, rPodRaf1.pri, whole genome shotgun sequence genomic region:
- the FBXL14 gene encoding F-box/LRR-repeat protein 14, with amino-acid sequence METHISCLFPELLAMIFGYLEVRDKGRVAQVCTAWRDAAYHRSVWRGVEAKLHLRRANPSLFPSLAARGIRRVQILSLRRSLSYVIQGMAEIESLNLSGCYNLTDNGLGHAFVAEISSLRALNLSLCKQITDSSLGRIAQYLKGLEVLELGGCSNITNTGLLLIAWGLQRLKSLNLRSCRHLSDVGIGHLAGMTRSAAEGCLGLEQLTLQDCQKLSDLSLKHLARGLTRLRQLNLSFCGGISDAGLLHLSHMSSLRTLNLRSCDNISDTGIMHLAMGSLRLSGLDVSFCDKVGDQSLAYIAQGLDGLRSLSLCSCHISDEGINRMVRQMHGLRTLNIGQCVRITDKGLELIAEHLSQLTGIDLYGCTRITKRGLERITQLPCLKVLNLGLWQMTESEKVR; translated from the coding sequence ATGGAGACGCACATCTCGTGCCTGTTCCCGGAGCTgctggccatgatcttcgggtaCCTGGAGGTGCGGGACAAGGGCCGGGTGGCGCAGGTGTGCACGGCCTGGAGGGACGCCGCCTACCACCGCTCAGTGTGGCGGGGCGTAGAGGCCAAGCTGCACCTGCGCCGTGCCAACCCATCGCTCTTCCCCAGCCTGGCGGCCAGGGGGATCCGGAGGGTGCAGATCCTATCACTGCGGCGCAGCCTCAGCTACGTGATTCAGGGCATGGCGGAGATTGAGAGCCTCAACCTGAGCGGCTGCTACAACCTCACCGACAACGGGCTGGGCCACGCCTTCGTGGCAGAAATCAGCTCGCTGAGGGCCCTGAACCTAAGCCTGTGCAAGCAGATCACCGACAGCAGCCTGGGCCGCATTGCCCAGTACCTAAAGGGTCTTGAGGTGCTGGAGCTGGGCGGCTGCAGCAACATCACCAACACCGGCCTCCTGCTTATCGCCTGGGGCCTGCAGCGCCTCAAGAGCCTCAACCTGCGTTCCTGCCGCCACCTTTCTGATGTGGGCATTGGGCACCTGGCAGGCATGACCCGGAGTGCGGCAGAGGGCTGCCTGGGCCTGGAGCAGCTCACGTTGCAGGACTGCCAGAAGCTCAGCGACCTCTCGCTCAAGCATCTGGCGCGGGGTCTCACTCGGCTGCGCCAGCTCAACCTCAGCTTTTGTGGGGGGATCTCAGACGCAGGGCTACTGCACCTGTCACACATGAGCAGCCTGCGCACCCTGAACCTGCGTTCCTGTGACAATATCAGTGACACGGGCATCATGCATCTGGCAATGGGCAGCTTGCGTCTTTCAGGCTTGGACGTCTCCTTCTGTGACAAAGTGGGAGACCAAAGCCTGGCCTATATTGCACAGGGTTTGGATGGGTTGCGCTCACTCTCCCTTTGCTCTTGTCACATCAGCGACGAGGGCATCAACCGTATGGTGCGCCAGATGCACGGACTGCGCACTCTCAACATTGGCCAATGCGTCCGCATCACCGACAAGGGCCTGGAGCTCATCGCAGAGCACCTCAGTCAGCTCACAGGCATTGACCTCTATGGTTGCACCCGCATAACTAAACGGGGCCTGGAGCGTATCACTCAACTGCCCTGCCTCAAGGTGCTCAACCTGGGACTTTGGCAAATGACTGAGAGCGAGAAAGTCAGGTGA